One part of the Solea solea chromosome 16, fSolSol10.1, whole genome shotgun sequence genome encodes these proteins:
- the si:ch211-51c14.1 gene encoding protein kinase C and casein kinase substrate in neurons protein 3, translated as MSTLSADSSPEDASNRSFWMPGNYQRTVKRTEDAFQACNDIVACFQERARVERQYAQQLSEWSNKWKPVVDSTPLYGSLLKAWQCFLSSADRLASLHASICRSLVSEDGDKVRTWQKDTFHKKLFGGFKESQDTETGFARAQKPWAKRLKKLDKARRAYHKVSRKEHIARERDTHAQGNPDISIDKQKKIQEEREIAQQEAEKVRSRYEKVLEEVNRYAPRYMEEMESIFDQSQEEERKRIVFLKQAFLSIHTHLDITNNESALAVYNELHNTLMAIDEQEDLRWWKNTHGPGMPTDWPHFQDWIPDKKNKKGKKDVEKKGTLEKSAMIGGVRVRALYDYVGQETDELSFKAGEEFLKVEDEDDQGWCRGMKDGGWEGLYPANYVEVV; from the exons ATGTCGACGCTGTCAGCAGACTCCAGCCCCGAAGATGCCAGCAATCGCAGCTTCTGGATG CCTGGGAACTATCAGCGCACGGTGAAGCGGACAGAAGACGCTTTCCAGGCCTGTAATGACATAGTGGCATGTTTTCAAGAGAGAGCTCGGGTGGAGAGGCAGTACGCACAGCAACTTAGTGAATGGAGCAACAAATGGAAGCCGGTGGTGGACTCCA CTCCTCTGTACGGCTCTCTTCTGAAGGCCTGGCAGTGTTTTTTGTCCTCTGCTGACCGGCTGGCTTCCTTACACGCCTCCATCTGCCGCTCACTGGTGTCAGAGGACGGAGACAAGGTCAGGACCTGGCAGAAGGACACTTTCCACAAGAAGTTATTTGGAGGATTCAAGGAGTCTCAGGACACCGAGACAGGCTTTGCACGTGCTCAGAAGCCATGGGCCAAACGCCTTAAGAAG TTGGATAAAGCCAGGAGGGCGTACCATAAGGTGAGCCGTAAAGAGCACATAGCCAGGGAGCGAGATACACACGCTCAGGGAAACCCAGACATCTCCATCGACAAACAAAAGAAGATCCAGGAGGAGCGAGAGATCGCTCAACAGGAGGCTGAGAAG GTTCGTTCCCGCTACGAGAAAGTCCTAGAGGAGGTGAACCGCTATGCTCCTCGCTACATGGAGGAGATGGAGTCCATCTTTGACCAGTCCCAGGAGGAGGAGCGGAAAAGGATCGTCTTCCTCAAACAGGCCTTCCTCTCCATCCACACACATCTGGACATCACCAACAATGAGAG TGCGTTAGCTGTGTACAATGAGCTGCACAACACACTGATGGCCATCGATGAGCAAGAGGACCTTCGCTGGTGGAAAAACACCCACGGGCCTGGAATGCCCACAGACTGGCCTCACTTCCAG GATTGGATCCCTGataagaagaacaaaaaagggaaaaaggatGTGGAAAAGAAAGGAACACTAGAGAAGAG TGCGATGATCGGAGGCGTGAGGGTCAGAGCTCTGTATGATTACGTTGGCCAGGAGACAGATGAGCTGTCCTTTAAAGCAG GTGAGGAGTTTCTGAAGGTCGAGGATGAGGACGATCAGGGCTGGTGTCGGGGCATGAAGGACGGAGGGTGGGAGGGTCTTTACCCAGCCAACTACGTGGAGGTGGTGTAA